One genomic region from Nymphaea colorata isolate Beijing-Zhang1983 chromosome 12, ASM883128v2, whole genome shotgun sequence encodes:
- the LOC116266467 gene encoding uncharacterized Rho GTPase-activating protein At5g61530 isoform X2, translating into MSLNSSSQWQERANNFFSSSGTKLKKAGQSAGTVVGEVAKDAGENVADVAERFGSFVKRRWSILQQNRQQQASNGSIHERLSSAANSTSTLLKRSISETKEKVTIGKAARRTTNRSRSLLSNIERWHKGVASSDVFGVPLDVTVQRQHSGRLIPQILVRCADYLVLSGLQTEYLFKLEGDRRILQQMISMFNDDWNAALPEAADPVDVAAVIKCFLFCLPEPLLTFELFHEVRDARSSIDDMRNVLKKLPNANYSTLEYVTALLLRVSQKSSLNKMDARSLAVELAPSIMWQKGDERPDFYGRQDHLKGNIAMRFRTYSSFMHFSKESSNSDNFQSHYGTWDDLSEDDDVASSPVPLDDGWQTDFGVIEVIQCLIEHHNAIFTEVNETDWK; encoded by the exons ATGTCGTTGAATTCATCTTCTCAGTGGCAGGAGAgggcaaataattttttttcatcctcaG GGACCAAGTTGAAGAAAGCTGGGCAGTCTGCTGGAACAGTTGTGGGTGAAGTTGCAAAGGATGCAGGTGAAAATGTTGCTGATGTGGCAGAACGATTTGGTTCTTTCGTCAAGAGGCGGTGGTCAATTCTTCAGCAAAACAGACAGCAGCAAGCATCAAATGGATCCATTCATGAACGGCTGTCTTCTGCTGCCAATTCAACCAGTACCCTGCTAAAAAGAAGCATATCAGAGACAAAGGAGAAGGTCACCATTGGCAAG GCAGCAAGGAGGACTACAAATAGAAGTAGAAGTCTCTTGTCAAATATTGAACGATGGCACAAG GGAGTGGCAAGTAGTGATG TGTTTGGAGTCCCACTTGATGTGACTGTTCAGCGGCAGCATTCTGGCAGGTTGATTCCTCAGATTTTGGTCAGATGTGCTGATTATCTGGTGTTATCAG GATTGCAAACAGAATACCTCTTCAAATTGGAAGGAGATAGAAGAATTCTGCAGCAGATGATCTCAATGTTCAATGATG ATTGGAATGCTGCATTACCAGAAGCTGCCGACCCAGTTGATGTAGCAGCTGTTATTAAGTGTTTCTTATTTTGCCTTCCTGAACCACTTTTGACATTTGAACTTTTCCACGAAGTTAGAGATGCCAGAAGCAGTATCGATGACATGAGAAATGTATTAAAGAAGCTACCAAATGCGAACTACTCAACATTGGAGTATGTTACTGCCCTTCTTCTTAGAGTAAGCCAGAAATCATCACTAAACAAG ATGGATGCTCGGAGTCTGGCTGTGGAACTTGCTCCATCTATTATGTGGCAGAAAGGAGATGAAAGACCGGACTTTTATGGACGACAGGATCACTTGAAGGGAAATATAGCAATGCGTTTCAGGACATATTCATCCTTCATGCATTTTTCAAAGGAGTCATCTAATTCAGATAATTTCCAATCTCATTATGGCACATGGGATGACCTTTCAG AGGACGATGATGTTGCATCCTCACCTGTTCCATTGGATGATGGCTGGCAAACTGATTTTGGTGTAATCGAGGTGATCCAGTGTCTCATTGAGCACCACAATGCCATCTTCACAGAGGTAAACGAGACTGATTGGAAGTGA
- the LOC116266077 gene encoding protein RADIALIS-like 4, which translates to MASRSLSSSSWTSKQNKSFERALAVFDKDTPDRWKNVAAMVGGKTAEEVKCHYDLLMNDVKSIESGQWPPLSYKAASSAVNNSSKAKGSFLTDDDHRLMMNLKLQR; encoded by the exons ATGGCTTCCCGTTCCTTGAGCTCATCCTCATGGACATCAAAGCAGAACAAGTCCTTCGAGCGGGCGCTGGCCGTATTCGACAAGGACACCCCAGATCGCTGGAAGAATGTGGCAGCCATGGTTGGAGGCAAGACAGCAGAGGAAGTGAAGTGCCACTATGACCTGTTGATGAATGACGTGAAGTCCATTGAGTCAGGGCAGTGGCCACCACTGAGCTACAAAGCTGCTTCCTCTGCTGTCAACAACAGCAGCAAGGCAAAGGGCTCCTTCTTAACAGATGATGATCACAG GCTTATGATGAATCTGAAACTTCAACGTTAA
- the LOC116266467 gene encoding uncharacterized Rho GTPase-activating protein At5g61530 isoform X1, with amino-acid sequence MSLNSSSQWQERANNFFSSSGTKLKKAGQSAGTVVGEVAKDAGENVADVAERFGSFVKRRWSILQQNRQQQASNGSIHERLSSAANSTSTLLKRSISETKEKVTIGKVKVEEAARRTTNRSRSLLSNIERWHKGVASSDVFGVPLDVTVQRQHSGRLIPQILVRCADYLVLSGLQTEYLFKLEGDRRILQQMISMFNDDWNAALPEAADPVDVAAVIKCFLFCLPEPLLTFELFHEVRDARSSIDDMRNVLKKLPNANYSTLEYVTALLLRVSQKSSLNKMDARSLAVELAPSIMWQKGDERPDFYGRQDHLKGNIAMRFRTYSSFMHFSKESSNSDNFQSHYGTWDDLSEDDDVASSPVPLDDGWQTDFGVIEVIQCLIEHHNAIFTEVNETDWK; translated from the exons ATGTCGTTGAATTCATCTTCTCAGTGGCAGGAGAgggcaaataattttttttcatcctcaG GGACCAAGTTGAAGAAAGCTGGGCAGTCTGCTGGAACAGTTGTGGGTGAAGTTGCAAAGGATGCAGGTGAAAATGTTGCTGATGTGGCAGAACGATTTGGTTCTTTCGTCAAGAGGCGGTGGTCAATTCTTCAGCAAAACAGACAGCAGCAAGCATCAAATGGATCCATTCATGAACGGCTGTCTTCTGCTGCCAATTCAACCAGTACCCTGCTAAAAAGAAGCATATCAGAGACAAAGGAGAAGGTCACCATTGGCAAGGTGAAAGTTGAGGAG GCAGCAAGGAGGACTACAAATAGAAGTAGAAGTCTCTTGTCAAATATTGAACGATGGCACAAG GGAGTGGCAAGTAGTGATG TGTTTGGAGTCCCACTTGATGTGACTGTTCAGCGGCAGCATTCTGGCAGGTTGATTCCTCAGATTTTGGTCAGATGTGCTGATTATCTGGTGTTATCAG GATTGCAAACAGAATACCTCTTCAAATTGGAAGGAGATAGAAGAATTCTGCAGCAGATGATCTCAATGTTCAATGATG ATTGGAATGCTGCATTACCAGAAGCTGCCGACCCAGTTGATGTAGCAGCTGTTATTAAGTGTTTCTTATTTTGCCTTCCTGAACCACTTTTGACATTTGAACTTTTCCACGAAGTTAGAGATGCCAGAAGCAGTATCGATGACATGAGAAATGTATTAAAGAAGCTACCAAATGCGAACTACTCAACATTGGAGTATGTTACTGCCCTTCTTCTTAGAGTAAGCCAGAAATCATCACTAAACAAG ATGGATGCTCGGAGTCTGGCTGTGGAACTTGCTCCATCTATTATGTGGCAGAAAGGAGATGAAAGACCGGACTTTTATGGACGACAGGATCACTTGAAGGGAAATATAGCAATGCGTTTCAGGACATATTCATCCTTCATGCATTTTTCAAAGGAGTCATCTAATTCAGATAATTTCCAATCTCATTATGGCACATGGGATGACCTTTCAG AGGACGATGATGTTGCATCCTCACCTGTTCCATTGGATGATGGCTGGCAAACTGATTTTGGTGTAATCGAGGTGATCCAGTGTCTCATTGAGCACCACAATGCCATCTTCACAGAGGTAAACGAGACTGATTGGAAGTGA